A section of the Festucalex cinctus isolate MCC-2025b chromosome 7, RoL_Fcin_1.0, whole genome shotgun sequence genome encodes:
- the vwde gene encoding von Willebrand factor D and EGF domain-containing protein isoform X6 has protein sequence MFLVLVLCSYRRCCWVCVPTPAPPGAPRAGSLPATQSACLQAAVRGSRSRNWTPTSISTRERRTLRNVGDEEEDAGRGRIDLHRNQSEEDVVPPECAPGGHGILQNAYRSTTFSSSWLLQSSPRDLVCDHSLAPGWYQFQIFDKPASMPTRCVEVNHCGTQAPVWLFLGEGESLPGPLELRHLTACAAWQLFPSSSKECCLFRIPVSVRNCGEFYVYLLQPTQGCMGYCAQEMADTSPLTSLTCGHGEVNVDGTCTTMSSVKQPAAPSEPMITPEWTAGGVHLKCSFSSSSNNFSSSLGHVVAWSRASPQGKREELKQETTIQTWALIELDGFNLRLGDKIYCSVYSFFLDSPDIHGASVESQEFFAGIRLRPEVSVLSEDGKLYELMVESTVPVLCLDESLSSSSSQSGHCTLSLMLSTNSLDEAVLGSDVSLSSCSVDLSSGPCQDGVCGRAMVHYTAITDFVRDGDRTTNISIRPLVTSNFVWNGYTPDPVQLKVSDVPSAYCYSFTDPHVVTFDGRHYDNYQVGTFVLYKSSRWPFEVHVRQWECGGGGAAPTSCACGVAARDGNDVVTLDMCDGDVGQTKPRLSVKKRDLSKSGVRVHEAYQGRKITLTFSSGAFVRADVADWGLSLTLRASGLDRGHTVGLCGTYDGKPDNEFQSSAGSTLKDLQSFISHWRLSPGSSLFDTVPPPPSSSPPSVLSSRKFCDCQSSAQSGPPPAGSPHEACSRHGNLRLPAVIPSLDVTAEYISSVELHPSHQFIPAAPRQSDVESDAYFFPEDHEPDTHVGLDLTWPTPSGLTENEARAECRGVVANSSLALGCGGLLGADVVAGAVEMCVSDLRLKDERSWLNAILPLLENECERRVVEEGQGGARQVDRRDHRDAVSVLKCPNLCNGNGQCSEWGCVCFPSFGSYDCSILSEHTPEITDVESGGLCDVRASDCSTVHVSGVGFKNGHQLKCEFVQEKLLEGEWLVAEPHLVAATFVDVTAVECRFPPDVGRAAASVGATAAATNRPFLARWKVKVSNDGYSFSNAKVVTVYDGACHVCSLHVDPLCSLRDKTCSIDSVCYDGGQSHPFNPCLACRPNASQLAWTARSAENEPPVLASLPSLLRSFQGEEFIYQLQARDPEGSPVVFALRSGPEGASLSPSGLIRWKVTSRSAHMHGFDFTVTDDCQAETSASLQVLVRPCECTNGGTCVTDVNTPASSGEHTCACPAGFKGQRCEVDVDDCKPNPCRLGRCMDGPDSFMCICPPGMTGDLTHVERVERTWTSASLIRASPGWTAPTRWAPSPVDSAHADTPAMASCVFVSPLGFYCDCNTSESGAIPPEVPNPTTLTLLPRAVPPWCPVLREPPCGCWICLWTLPSWSLWQRDYLHTISALQVRRA, from the exons ATGTTTTTGGTGCTTGTGCTCTGTAGCTATCGACGGTGTTGTTGGGTCTGTGTCCCCACTCCCGCCCCTCCTGGCGCTCCACGCGCGGGGAGCCTGCCGGCGACGCAGTCAGCCTGCCTCCAGGCTGCAGTCCGGGGATCCCGAAGCCGGAACTGGACTCCCACTTCCATTTCCACGCGTGAGAGGAGAACTCTACGCAATGTgggggatgaggaggaggacgcAGGGCGAGGAAGGATTGACCTCCACCGGAACCAGAGTGAGGAGGACG TCGTCCCTCCCGAGTGTGCCCCTGGGGGCCACGGGATCCTACAGAACGCGTACCGCAGCACCACCTTCAGCTCCAGCTGGCTGCTGCAGTCATCGCCGCGGGACTTGGTTTGCGATCACTCCCTGGCGCCCGGCTGGTACCAGTTCCAGATCTTCGACAAGCCAGCTAGCATGCCCACCCGGTGTGTGGAG GTGAACCACTGTGGGACCCAGGCTCCTGTTTGGCTGTTTCTGGGAGAAGGCGAGTCGCTGCCGGGTCCACTGGAGCTTCGGCATTTGACCGCCTGCGCCGCCTGGCAGTTATTCCCGAGCAGCAGCAAGGAATGCTGCTTGTTTCGTATCCCGGTGTCCGTACGCAACTGCGGAGAGTTCTACGTTTACTTGCTGCAGCCCACTCAGGGATGCATGGGCTACTGTGCACAAG AAATGGCGGACACGTCACCTTTGACCTCGCTTACTTGCGGCCATGGTGAGGTCAACGTGGACGGAACGTGTACAACGA TGTCTTCAGTCAAGCAGCCTGCTGCGCCGTCTGAACCCATGATCACTCCCGAGTGGACAGCAGGTGGCGTGCATCTGAAGTGCAGCTTCTCCAGCAGCTCCAACAACTTCAGCAGCTCACTGGGCCACGTGGTGGCCTGGTCCCGAGCCTCACCACAGGGCAAGCGAGAGGAACTCAAGCAGGAGACCACCATCCAGACTTGGGCCCTCATTGAGCTGGACGGCTTCAACCTTCGCCTGGGAGACAAG ATTTACTGCTCGGTCTACAGCTTCTTTTTGGACTCTCCGGACATCCATGGTGCTTCAGTGGAAAGTCAGGAGTTCTTTGCGGGAATTCgg CTGAGACCCGAGGTGAGCGTCCTGTCCGAGGACGGGAAGCTGTACGAGCTGATGGTCGAGAGCACCGTTCCTGTCCTGTGTCTGGATGAGTCGTTGTCATCCTCCTCTTCTCAGTCAGGACATTGCACTCTCTCTTTGATGCTCAGCACAAACAGCTTAG ACGAGGCTGTGCTGGGCTCTGACGTGTCCCTGTCCTCATGCTCTGTGGACTTGTCCAGTGGTCCGTGCCAGGACGGCGTGTGCGGCCGGGCTATGGTGCACTACACTGCAATCACAGACTTTGTCAGAGATGGTGACCGGACCACTAACATCTCAATCCGGCCCCTCGTCACCAGCAACTTTGTGTGGAACGGTTACACGCCCGATCCTGTTCAG CTCAAAGTGAGTGATGTGCCTTCAGCGTACTGTTACTCCTTCACTGACCCACACGTCGTCACATTTGATGGCAG GCACTATGACAACTACCAGGTGGGCACGTTCGTGCTGTACAAGAGCTCCCGCTGGCCGTTTGAGGTCCACGTGCGACAGTGGGAGTGCGGGGGCGGCGGGGCGGCACCCACATCGTGTGCGTGCGGCGTGGCGGCCCGGGATGGCAACGACGTGGTCACCTTGGACATGTGCGACGGGGACGTGGGCCAAACCAAACCTCGCCTCTCGGTGAAGAAGCGAGACCTGAGCAAGAGCGGGGTGCGCGTCCATGAAGCCTACCAGGGACGCAAAATCACA TTGACTTTCTCGTCCGGAGCATTTGTACGCGCCGATGTGGCAGATTGGGGTCTGAGCCTGACGCTGAGGGCTTCCGGTTTAGACAGGGGCCACACCGTGGGTTTGTGCGGCACCTACGACGGAAAACCTGACAACGAATTCCAATCCTCTGCAGGAAGCACACTGAAGGATTTGCAGAGTTTTATCTCTCACTGGAG GCTCAGTCCAGGAAGCAGCCTGTTCGACACcgtaccaccaccaccatcatcgtCCCCTCCGAGTGTGCTCAGTTCACGTAAATTCTGCGACTGTCAATCATCGGCCCAAAGTGGACCACCACCCGCGGGTTCCCCACATGAAGCCTGCTCTCGCCATGGTAACTTGCGCCTCCCCGCCGTCATCCCGTCTCTGGACGTCACGGCCGAGTACATCAGCTCAGTGGAGTTGCACCCTTCCCATCAATTCATCCCTGCCGCTCCACGCCAATCCGACGTGGAGAGCGACGCCTATTTCTTCCCAGAAGACCACGAACCTGACACTCACGTAGGCCTCGATCTGACGTGGCCGACGCCCTCTGGTTTGACTGAGAATGAAGCACGGGCCGAGTGTCGGGGCGTCGTCGCCAACTCCAGCCTCGCCCTGGGCTGCGGGGGACTTCTTGGGGCCGACGTGGTGGCCGGCGCGGTGGAAATGTGTGTCAGCGACTTGCGGTTAAAGGACGAACGATCATGGCTGAACGCCATCCTGCCCCTGCTGGAGAATGAGTGCGAGAGGCGGGTGGTGGAGGAGGGTCAGGGAGGGGCGCGCCAAGTAGATCGCAGGGACCACCGGGACGCTGTGTCTGTGCTCAAGTGTCCTAATCTGTGTAATGGGAACGGACAGTGCTCAGAGTGGGGATGCGTCTGCTTCCCCAGCTTTGGATCCTACGACTGCAGCATCTTGTCTG AGCACACGCCAGAGATCACGGATGTGGAGTCGGGAGGTCTGTGCGACGTCCGCGCCAGCGACTGCTCCACCGTGCACGTGTCAGGGGTCGGCTTCAAGAACGGCCATCAGCTCAAGTGCGAGTTCGTCCAAGAAAAG TTGTTGGAAGGCGAGTGGCTTGTGGCCGAGCCTCACTTGGTCGCCGCCACTTTCGTGGATGTGACGGCCGTGGAGTGCCGCTTCCCACCGGACGTTGGTCGAGCTGCTGCGAGCGTGGGTGCGACGGCAGCGGCGACAAATCGACCATTCCTGGCCCGCTGGAAGGTCAAA GTGTCCAACGACGGTTACAGCTTCAGCAACGCTAAAGTTGTGACTGTGTACGACGGAGCATGTCACGTGTGCAGCCTGCACGTCGACCCCCTCTGCTCGCTCAGG GACAAGACATGCAGCATCGATAGCGTCTGTTATGATGGAGGGCAGTCGCACCCCTTCAACCCTTGTCTTGCCTGTCGACCGAACGCCTCGCAGCTCGCTTGGACCGCCCGCAGCG CAGAGAACGAGCCCCCCGTACTGGCATCCCTGCCCTCCCTCCTGCGGTCCTTCCAGGGAGAGGAGTTCATCTACCAGCTGCAGGCACGAGACCCCGAGGGCTCGCCGGTGGTTTTCGCTCTCCGCTCGGGTCCCGAGGGCGCGTCATTGTCGCCGTCCGGTCTGATCCGGTGGAAGGTGACATCCCGGAGTGCGCACATGCACGGCTTCGACTTTACCGTGACGGATGACTGCCAAGCTGagacctctgcctccctgcaa GTGTTGGTGCGTCCGTGCGAGTGCACAAATGGCGGCACGTGCGTGACCGACGTCAACACGCCTGCCAGCAGCGGTGAGCATACATGCGCCTGCCCGGCAGGGTTCAAAGGTCAGCGGTGCGAGGTGGACGTGGACGACTGCAAACCCAACCCCTGCAGGCTGGGACGCTGCATGGACGGACCCGACTCCTTCATGTGCATCTGCCCACCCGGAATGACAGGTGACCTTACACAT GTGGAACGTGTCGAGAGGACGTGGACGAGTGCGTCTCTCATCCGTGCTTCCCCGGGGTGGACTGCGCCAACACGCTGGGCTCCTTCTCCTGTGGACTCTGCCCACGCGGATACGCCGGCGATGGCATCGTGTGTATTCGTGAGTCCTCTTGGGTTTTATTG CGACTGTAACACCAGTGAGAGTGGGGCCATTCCCCCCGAGGTCCCGAACCCCACCACCCTCACCCTGCTCCCGCGGGCCGTGCCACCCTGGTGTCCAGTGCTTCGAGAGCCCCCATGTGGCTGCTGGATTTGTCTGTGGACCCTGCCCTCCTGGTCTCTATGGCAACGGGACTACTTGCACACCATCAG TGCTTTGCAGGTCAGGCGAGCGTAA